The Geoalkalibacter ferrihydriticus DSM 17813 genome includes a window with the following:
- the odhB gene encoding 2-oxoglutarate dehydrogenase complex dihydrolipoyllysine-residue succinyltransferase, which translates to MEIKIPEVGESVYEAEISHWHKNDGEQVREGDLLCELETDKISLEINADADGILRITTQEGETVKVGAVIGTIEEGEEKSAEEQQEQQEQQEQQEQQEKQEKQEKQEKQEKEEKEEKEEKEEKEEKEEKEEKKPAEKEKKAAPKSGAAEKTPAPPEDEERSTRKPMTSIRKRIAERLLAARQQTAMLTTFNEADMSRVLALRKKNQESFEKRHGVKLGLMSFFVKASVEALKEFAEVNAAIDGDDLIYHHYYDIGIAVGGEKGLVVPVLRDCDHLSFAEIEQGLAAFVDKIKNNKLEMADLQGGTFTITNGGVYGSVNSTPILNPPQSAVLGMHAIQERPVVREGQIVIRPMMNLALSYDHRIIDGRQAVSFLKRVKDLVEEPEEMLLEM; encoded by the coding sequence ATGGAAATTAAAATTCCCGAAGTCGGAGAATCAGTCTACGAGGCTGAAATTTCCCACTGGCACAAAAATGACGGCGAACAGGTGCGCGAGGGAGATCTGCTTTGCGAACTGGAGACCGACAAGATTTCTTTGGAGATCAATGCCGATGCCGATGGTATTTTGCGCATAACCACCCAAGAAGGTGAGACGGTGAAGGTCGGCGCGGTCATCGGCACCATTGAAGAAGGCGAGGAAAAGTCGGCGGAGGAGCAGCAAGAGCAGCAAGAGCAGCAAGAGCAGCAAGAGCAGCAAGAGAAGCAAGAGAAGCAAGAAAAGCAAGAAAAGCAAGAAAAGGAAGAAAAGGAAGAAAAGGAAGAAAAGGAAGAAAAGGAAGAAAAGGAAGAAAAGGAAGAAAAAAAGCCTGCGGAGAAAGAGAAAAAGGCTGCGCCTAAGTCTGGCGCTGCCGAGAAAACACCAGCGCCCCCCGAAGACGAGGAGCGCAGCACGCGCAAGCCCATGACCTCCATCCGCAAGCGCATCGCCGAGCGCTTGCTGGCCGCGCGCCAGCAGACCGCCATGCTCACCACCTTCAACGAGGCGGATATGAGCCGCGTGCTGGCCTTGCGAAAAAAAAATCAGGAAAGTTTCGAGAAGCGTCATGGCGTCAAGCTCGGCCTCATGTCCTTCTTTGTCAAAGCGAGCGTTGAAGCCCTCAAAGAGTTCGCCGAAGTGAACGCCGCCATCGACGGCGATGATCTCATCTATCATCACTACTATGACATCGGCATTGCCGTTGGCGGTGAGAAAGGCCTGGTGGTGCCGGTGCTGCGCGACTGTGATCACCTCAGCTTTGCCGAGATCGAGCAGGGTCTGGCCGCTTTTGTCGACAAAATTAAAAACAACAAGCTTGAAATGGCCGATCTTCAGGGGGGTACCTTCACGATTACCAACGGCGGGGTGTACGGATCCGTTAATTCCACTCCTATTCTCAATCCGCCGCAGAGCGCGGTGCTCGGCATGCATGCCATTCAGGAGCGTCCCGTGGTGCGCGAGGGCCAAATCGTCATCCGTCCCATGATGAATCTGGCCCTATCGTATGACCATCGCATCATCGATGGCCGCCAGGCGGTGAGCTTTCTCAAGCGCGTCAAGGATCTGGTGGAGGAACCCGAAGAGATGTTGCTGGAAATGTGA
- a CDS encoding TM2 domain-containing protein, translating into MDSHSKVIGYVLWIFGFMGAHRFYYGRPISGTLYFFTLGLFFIGWIVDLFLIPSMDRAADLRFIPGPTDYNVAWVLLTFLGVFGIHRFYLGKWLTGLIYLLTGGLFLLGIIYDYWTLNTQISEVNSRLGR; encoded by the coding sequence ATGGACAGCCACAGCAAGGTCATCGGCTATGTATTATGGATTTTCGGCTTCATGGGCGCCCATCGCTTCTATTACGGGCGTCCCATCAGCGGCACTCTGTATTTTTTTACCCTTGGTCTGTTCTTCATCGGCTGGATTGTCGACCTGTTCCTGATCCCGTCCATGGATCGCGCCGCCGATCTGCGCTTCATCCCTGGGCCTACGGACTATAACGTCGCCTGGGTTCTTTTGACGTTTCTCGGCGTTTTCGGCATTCATCGCTTCTATCTCGGGAAATGGCTAACCGGTCTGATTTATCTTCTCACCGGCGGGCTGTTTCTGTTGGGCATTATTTACGACTATTGGACTCTCAACACCCAGATCAGTGAGGTGAACAGCCGCCTGGGGCGCTAA
- a CDS encoding flavodoxin family protein — MKVIAFNGSARRDGNTAALVRHVFSELEKEGIETELVQMAGERMRGCIACYKCWQRKDGRCAVTDDSVNEWIGKMAAADGIILASPTYFADITSEMKALVDRSGMTARANGEMFRRKVGAAVIAVRRGGAIHAFDSLNHFFLISQMIVPGSDYWNFGVGRDIGEVEKDEEGVATMRTLGENMAWLLKKLTSL; from the coding sequence ATGAAAGTCATCGCATTTAACGGCAGCGCCCGCCGCGACGGTAATACCGCCGCCCTGGTGCGCCATGTTTTCAGCGAATTGGAAAAAGAAGGAATCGAGACGGAACTGGTGCAGATGGCCGGCGAGCGCATGCGCGGCTGCATCGCCTGCTACAAGTGCTGGCAGCGTAAGGACGGGCGCTGCGCGGTGACGGACGACAGTGTCAACGAGTGGATCGGCAAGATGGCGGCCGCCGACGGCATCATTCTCGCTTCACCCACCTACTTTGCCGATATCACCAGTGAGATGAAGGCGCTGGTTGACCGCTCCGGTATGACGGCGCGCGCCAACGGCGAGATGTTCCGGCGCAAAGTCGGCGCCGCGGTCATCGCCGTGCGCCGCGGCGGCGCAATTCACGCTTTCGACAGCCTCAACCACTTCTTTCTCATCAGCCAGATGATCGTTCCCGGATCCGATTACTGGAATTTTGGCGTCGGCCGTGACATCGGTGAGGTTGAAAAGGATGAAGAAGGCGTTGCAACCATGCGGACGCTGGGGGAAAATATGGCTTGGCTGCTGAAAAAGCTCACATCTTTGTAA
- the rpsU gene encoding 30S ribosomal protein S21 codes for MEIKVHNDDLTKAMKVMKRKLQQDGFFRDLKKRRFYEKPSERRKRKETEAARRLRKKARKMARSSH; via the coding sequence ATGGAAATCAAGGTCCATAACGACGATCTGACTAAAGCCATGAAAGTCATGAAGCGCAAACTGCAGCAGGACGGTTTTTTCCGTGATTTGAAAAAGCGCCGTTTTTATGAGAAACCAAGCGAGCGGCGTAAACGCAAGGAAACCGAAGCGGCCCGCCGTCTGCGCAAGAAAGCGCGCAAGATGGCCAGATCCAGTCACTGA
- a CDS encoding DUF456 domain-containing protein: protein MTTLLLLILAIVLVLLGLAGLILPALPAAPLIFVGLLLAAWAEDFVYVGWRTLSALGGLAFLAVLADFVAGAFGARHFGATHRAVIGAALGAVIGLFFGFLGILLGPFLGAVAGELTARNDLRAAGRAGFGALIGLVLGLAAKTAFAFAMIGLFLLVRIFAGN, encoded by the coding sequence ATGACGACCCTGCTGCTCTTGATTCTCGCCATCGTTCTGGTTCTGCTCGGACTGGCCGGATTGATCCTTCCGGCTCTGCCCGCCGCACCGCTGATTTTCGTCGGATTGCTGCTCGCCGCTTGGGCGGAAGATTTTGTCTATGTCGGCTGGCGCACGCTGAGCGCGCTGGGAGGATTGGCTTTTCTCGCCGTGCTCGCCGACTTCGTCGCCGGCGCTTTCGGCGCCAGACATTTCGGCGCCACCCACAGAGCCGTGATCGGCGCTGCCCTGGGTGCCGTGATCGGCCTGTTTTTCGGTTTCCTCGGCATCCTGCTCGGCCCCTTTCTTGGGGCCGTGGCCGGTGAACTGACGGCGCGCAACGACTTGCGCGCTGCCGGACGCGCCGGCTTCGGCGCTCTCATCGGCCTGGTGCTGGGATTGGCCGCCAAAACCGCCTTCGCCTTTGCCATGATCGGGCTGTTTCTGCTGGTGAGAATCTTTGCTGGAAACTGA
- a CDS encoding diguanylate cyclase: protein MTRPANERQIIRACNESLQALLCASVNISILDLSTDENVSPDTRALLETTQLLIQGYAEATDFIGALAKGNINVEPPRKNHLIAPYKELHASLQSLVWQIQQVADGNYNLRIDFLGRVSDSFNRMVAALADKRRIEAELSLSEARSLRAETVAKAGHWEWHPDEGTIYGSPGVYKIFGMENQPLTLDSTLDVVLPEERSRVYHALRQLVEGDEPYDIEFRITRRIDGQILDVHSIAEYDRARRIVFGIIQDISARKCAERALDYQHRFQKMIAEISSDFINADHDDLDARIDKMLQSTGAFFQVDRAYLFQFSADGKYMNNTHEWVSAGIDPEIGYMQNLPLDSFPWWANQVRENKNVYIPDVSRLPPEAAAEKEEFQRQGIQTILCVPISRENKVIGIFGFDSVRAKRVWEDDQVFFFKVAANTVSNALLKHKLEQELIESAVTDQLTGLFNRRYLHTHLPPLLEEYKRTKKPVAVAFFDIDHFKKFNDTYGHLAGDFILQQFAQLLKENIRPFDIACRYGGEEFLVLANGAGGTVVSTIAERILEKARTRYFEFDGKRLHLTLSCGVADCTEFGEQALNAETLIDTADRRLYRAKEGGRDRCVYGDDASEGNE from the coding sequence ATGACGCGTCCGGCGAACGAGCGCCAGATTATCAGAGCCTGCAACGAAAGCTTGCAGGCTCTGCTTTGCGCATCGGTTAACATCAGCATTCTCGATCTATCCACGGATGAGAATGTTTCACCGGACACCCGTGCACTGCTGGAAACCACCCAACTTCTAATCCAAGGATATGCTGAGGCCACGGACTTCATCGGCGCGCTGGCCAAAGGCAATATCAACGTCGAGCCACCGCGCAAAAATCACCTGATTGCCCCCTACAAAGAATTGCATGCCTCACTGCAAAGCCTGGTGTGGCAAATTCAGCAGGTCGCCGACGGCAACTACAATCTACGCATTGATTTTTTGGGCAGGGTGTCCGATTCCTTTAACCGCATGGTGGCCGCTCTCGCGGATAAAAGGCGCATCGAAGCAGAGTTGTCACTGAGTGAAGCACGCTCGCTCAGGGCCGAAACGGTGGCGAAGGCGGGGCATTGGGAATGGCATCCGGACGAAGGCACCATTTACGGCTCACCCGGGGTTTACAAAATCTTCGGCATGGAGAATCAGCCCCTGACGCTTGATTCGACGCTCGACGTGGTACTACCCGAAGAGCGTTCGCGCGTTTATCACGCCTTGCGACAACTGGTCGAAGGCGATGAACCCTATGATATCGAATTTCGCATCACCCGCAGGATCGATGGCCAAATTCTCGATGTGCATTCCATCGCCGAATATGACAGAGCCAGGCGTATCGTATTTGGTATCATTCAGGATATCTCCGCGCGCAAATGCGCAGAGCGGGCCCTCGACTACCAGCATCGCTTTCAGAAAATGATCGCCGAAATCTCTTCGGATTTCATCAACGCCGACCACGATGACCTCGATGCCAGAATCGACAAAATGCTGCAATCCACAGGCGCGTTTTTTCAGGTCGACAGAGCCTACCTGTTTCAGTTTTCCGCGGACGGAAAATACATGAACAACACCCACGAGTGGGTCAGCGCGGGGATTGATCCCGAGATCGGCTACATGCAGAATCTGCCCCTCGATTCCTTTCCCTGGTGGGCGAACCAGGTCAGGGAAAACAAGAATGTCTATATTCCCGATGTCAGCCGGCTGCCTCCCGAGGCCGCGGCGGAGAAGGAAGAATTTCAGCGACAGGGCATCCAGACCATTCTCTGTGTTCCCATTTCCCGTGAAAACAAGGTCATCGGCATTTTCGGCTTCGATTCGGTGCGCGCCAAGCGGGTTTGGGAGGACGATCAGGTTTTCTTTTTCAAGGTGGCGGCCAATACGGTTTCCAATGCCCTGCTCAAGCATAAACTGGAGCAGGAACTCATCGAGAGTGCCGTCACCGACCAGTTGACCGGCCTCTTCAACCGCCGCTATCTGCACACCCACCTGCCGCCACTTCTCGAAGAATATAAGCGCACCAAAAAACCCGTTGCCGTGGCCTTCTTCGACATCGACCATTTTAAAAAATTCAATGATACTTATGGCCATCTCGCCGGCGATTTCATCCTCCAGCAGTTTGCGCAACTGCTCAAGGAAAACATCCGGCCCTTTGACATAGCCTGCCGCTACGGGGGGGAGGAATTCCTGGTGCTGGCCAACGGCGCCGGTGGAACGGTGGTAAGCACCATTGCCGAGCGCATACTCGAAAAAGCCCGGACGCGCTACTTCGAGTTTGATGGAAAACGCTTACACCTGACCCTGAGCTGCGGCGTTGCCGATTGCACAGAGTTTGGCGAACAAGCCCTCAACGCTGAGACCCTCATCGACACAGCCGACCGCAGGCTTTATCGCGCCAAGGAGGGGGGCAGAGATCGATGCGTCTATGGTGACGATGCGTCAGAAGGCAATGAATAA
- a CDS encoding V4R domain-containing protein codes for MFQDKAYRFKWADLGDIEKGRPNLGNMTNVAVYRLMHFSTREVLIENFGVEKTNQLLFQSGKLAGQEFCRNLLNVNASLSDFIAELYETLLKLKVGILRVEKSDPNSMHLVVTVSEDLECSGLPVTGATVCDYDEGFLAGVLGVYLNKEFSVKEIDCWSTGDRTCRFRINPQP; via the coding sequence ATGTTTCAGGACAAGGCATATCGCTTCAAATGGGCGGATCTCGGCGACATTGAAAAAGGCCGACCCAACCTTGGCAACATGACCAATGTGGCGGTTTATCGTCTCATGCATTTTTCTACGCGCGAAGTCCTCATTGAAAACTTCGGCGTTGAAAAAACCAACCAACTTTTGTTCCAATCGGGCAAGTTGGCAGGACAGGAATTCTGCCGCAACCTGCTCAATGTCAATGCGTCTCTGAGTGATTTCATCGCCGAGCTTTACGAGACACTACTGAAGCTTAAAGTCGGGATTCTGAGAGTGGAGAAAAGCGATCCAAACAGCATGCATCTGGTGGTGACGGTTTCCGAAGATCTGGAATGCTCCGGTCTACCGGTAACCGGCGCCACGGTGTGCGATTACGATGAGGGTTTCCTTGCCGGCGTTTTGGGTGTATATCTGAACAAAGAATTCTCCGTGAAAGAAATCGACTGCTGGTCCACCGGTGATAGAACCTGCCGCTTTCGGATCAACCCCCAGCCATAA
- a CDS encoding 6-phosphofructokinase: MSSKGTIGILTGGGDVPGLNPAIRAITIRALREGYKVLGIRRGWAGLVELVPDAEADNSANVQVLTKDVVNRAGRTGGTFLHTSRTRPSHLPKANLPEHLRDKYTDDINDVTPEVLRNIEFLGLDFLIPIGGDDTLSYAQRLHEEGVKVVAIPKTMDNDVPGTDYCIGFSTCVTRTIELTHRLRTSAGSHERYLIIEVFGRYAGFTALLPTMAGAADRCIIPEHPFDIEQLARLATEDRNRHPSKYSVILVSEGAKLKHQEEMFFEGQEADQFGHRKLGGIGDKVSALLKELSPRYNNGRRINVLNQRLGYLVRSGEPDALDSIVPMAFGNIALDLVLSGTSGQLVSIHNGSYDTVPITIVTGEKKVVNVDRYYNVERLRPNYESFQRQPLFIMTSDR; encoded by the coding sequence ATGTCCAGCAAGGGAACCATTGGAATTCTTACCGGAGGCGGCGATGTGCCGGGACTCAATCCCGCCATCCGCGCCATTACCATCCGCGCCCTGCGCGAAGGCTATAAGGTTCTCGGCATCCGCCGCGGCTGGGCGGGCCTGGTTGAACTGGTCCCCGATGCCGAGGCCGACAACAGCGCCAACGTGCAAGTTCTGACCAAGGATGTCGTCAACCGCGCCGGACGCACCGGCGGCACCTTTCTGCACACCTCGCGCACGCGCCCAAGCCATCTGCCCAAAGCCAACCTGCCCGAGCATCTGCGGGATAAATACACCGACGACATCAACGACGTCACGCCCGAAGTGCTGCGCAACATCGAGTTTCTCGGCCTCGATTTTCTCATCCCCATCGGCGGGGACGACACCCTGAGCTATGCCCAGCGCCTGCACGAAGAGGGTGTCAAGGTGGTCGCCATTCCCAAAACCATGGACAACGACGTGCCGGGCACCGACTACTGCATCGGATTTTCCACTTGCGTCACTCGCACCATCGAGCTGACCCACCGCTTGCGCACCTCGGCCGGCAGCCATGAGCGCTATTTGATCATCGAAGTGTTTGGTCGCTACGCCGGCTTCACCGCGCTGTTGCCGACCATGGCCGGCGCCGCCGACCGCTGCATCATCCCTGAGCATCCCTTCGATATCGAGCAACTTGCGCGGCTGGCCACGGAGGATCGCAATCGCCACCCCAGCAAATATTCCGTGATCCTGGTCTCCGAAGGCGCCAAGCTCAAACATCAGGAAGAGATGTTTTTTGAAGGCCAGGAAGCTGATCAATTCGGCCACCGTAAGCTCGGCGGCATCGGCGATAAAGTTTCGGCCCTGCTCAAAGAGCTTTCGCCGCGCTACAACAACGGCCGCCGCATCAACGTACTTAACCAGCGCCTCGGCTATCTGGTGCGCAGCGGCGAGCCCGATGCCCTGGATTCCATCGTGCCCATGGCCTTCGGCAATATCGCTCTTGACCTGGTGCTGTCCGGCACTTCGGGACAACTGGTGAGCATCCATAACGGCAGCTACGACACGGTGCCCATCACCATCGTGACGGGCGAGAAAAAGGTGGTCAATGTCGACAGATATTACAACGTCGAGCGATTGCGCCCGAACTACGAATCCTTTCAGCGTCAGCCTCTGTTTATCATGACCAGTGATCGGTGA
- the trxB gene encoding thioredoxin-disulfide reductase yields the protein MPANCQNPLETLILGSGPAGLTAAIYAARSRCCPLVIHGRQPGGQLTTTTVIENYPGFVEGIDGNELMQRMQEQAKRFGTQFVEGEVTRVELTKTPFRIWLGEECYQSKTLIITSGASPKMLGLDNEWELYGRGVSVCATCDGFFYKEKDVVVVGGGDTAMEEASFLARFARKVTVVHRRDELRASPPLQKRTMDNKKISFRWNTEVVAIHGDKQQGVHGLRLRDNTNGEEEDFACHGVFIAIGHTPNTDLFKGQLHMDQDGYILTKNACETNIPGVFAAGDVQDPNFRQAITAAGSGCMAAMLAERYLDNLGE from the coding sequence ATGCCTGCAAACTGCCAAAACCCGCTTGAAACCCTGATTCTCGGGTCCGGCCCGGCCGGGCTCACCGCCGCCATCTATGCCGCCCGCAGCCGCTGCTGCCCGCTGGTCATCCATGGTCGGCAACCCGGCGGCCAGTTAACCACCACCACCGTCATTGAAAACTATCCCGGCTTTGTCGAAGGGATCGACGGCAATGAGCTCATGCAGCGGATGCAGGAGCAGGCGAAACGCTTTGGTACGCAGTTTGTCGAAGGCGAAGTAACCCGCGTCGAATTGACCAAGACACCTTTTCGTATCTGGCTGGGAGAGGAATGCTATCAGAGCAAAACCCTGATCATCACCAGCGGGGCCTCACCCAAGATGCTGGGGCTGGACAATGAGTGGGAACTCTACGGTCGCGGCGTCTCGGTATGCGCCACCTGTGACGGATTCTTCTACAAAGAAAAGGACGTAGTGGTGGTCGGCGGCGGCGATACGGCCATGGAAGAAGCGAGCTTTCTTGCCCGCTTTGCGCGCAAGGTGACGGTGGTGCATCGCCGCGACGAGCTGCGGGCCTCCCCGCCGCTGCAAAAGCGCACAATGGACAACAAAAAGATCTCTTTCCGCTGGAACACCGAAGTCGTTGCCATCCACGGCGACAAACAGCAGGGCGTTCACGGCCTGCGGCTACGCGACAACACCAATGGCGAGGAAGAGGATTTCGCCTGCCACGGGGTTTTTATCGCCATCGGGCACACCCCCAACACCGATCTGTTCAAAGGCCAGCTGCACATGGACCAGGATGGCTACATTCTGACGAAAAACGCATGTGAAACCAATATTCCCGGCGTGTTCGCCGCCGGCGACGTGCAGGATCCAAATTTCCGCCAGGCGATCACCGCTGCGGGTTCGGGCTGCATGGCTGCGATGCTGGCGGAGCGCTACCTGGACAACCTGGGAGAGTGA
- the lipA gene encoding lipoyl synthase produces MSFPQRQKPDWLKVRLPQGPGWARIDRYHREQGLHTVCRSAACPNQGECWSRGTATFMILGNLCTRTCTFCNVQEGRPVVLDHTEPARVAQAIHELGLRHAVVTSVTRDDLPDGGAAQFARLVHEVRARAPGCRLELLIPDLAGNLHALDVILAAAPDVLGHNVETVPRLYPQTRQGADYQRSLDLLAAAHRRAPQVLTKSGLMLGVGESFEEIFAVLADLRRVGCSLLTLGQYLAPTRHHHPVIRYLRPDEFQQLRQDALALGFVHVEAGPLVRSSYHAEQQFEEAADACKLPKPA; encoded by the coding sequence ATGAGTTTCCCCCAGAGACAGAAGCCCGATTGGCTTAAGGTGCGCTTGCCCCAGGGACCGGGATGGGCGCGCATCGATCGTTATCACCGCGAACAGGGGCTGCACACGGTGTGCCGCAGCGCGGCCTGTCCCAATCAAGGTGAATGCTGGAGTCGCGGTACGGCCACCTTCATGATCCTTGGCAACCTGTGTACCCGGACCTGCACCTTTTGCAATGTGCAGGAGGGCCGGCCTGTGGTTCTCGACCACACCGAGCCTGCACGCGTCGCCCAAGCCATCCATGAGCTTGGATTGCGCCACGCCGTGGTCACTTCGGTCACCCGCGACGATCTGCCTGACGGCGGCGCCGCCCAATTTGCGCGCCTGGTGCATGAAGTCCGCGCACGCGCGCCGGGCTGCCGCCTCGAACTGCTGATTCCCGATCTGGCCGGCAACCTGCATGCCCTGGATGTCATCCTCGCCGCCGCACCCGATGTTCTCGGACACAATGTCGAAACCGTGCCGCGCCTCTACCCGCAGACCCGTCAGGGTGCCGATTATCAGCGCTCCCTTGACCTGCTGGCAGCCGCCCACCGGCGCGCGCCGCAGGTACTCACCAAATCCGGGTTGATGCTGGGGGTGGGTGAATCCTTTGAGGAAATTTTCGCGGTGTTGGCGGATCTGCGCCGAGTCGGATGTTCTCTGCTGACCCTCGGTCAGTATCTGGCACCGACCCGACATCATCATCCCGTCATCCGCTATCTGAGACCCGACGAATTTCAGCAGTTGCGCCAAGATGCCCTGGCCTTGGGCTTTGTCCATGTCGAGGCCGGTCCACTGGTGCGTTCTTCCTATCATGCCGAACAACAGTTCGAGGAGGCCGCGGATGCCTGCAAACTGCCAAAACCCGCTTGA
- the lipB gene encoding lipoyl(octanoyl) transferase LipB produces MPMNTALRFQTLRAGRLDYEAGLALQECLVERRLQGGPEILVLLEHDPVITLGRGARDAHVLLNREDLAQRGIACHRVGRGGDVTWHGPGQLVAYPIVHLDSFGRDLHRYLRLLEETLILALAAFGIHGERLNGKTGVWVGERKIASIGVGVRRWVAWHGLALNVDPDLRGFSAIVPCGLSGVAMTSLNALRALPVSLAEVEDALIHAFAATFSLSYAGDYEFPPETEARLA; encoded by the coding sequence ATGCCCATGAATACGGCTTTGCGCTTCCAGACCCTGCGGGCGGGCCGCCTCGACTACGAGGCCGGCCTTGCCTTGCAGGAATGCCTGGTGGAACGCCGACTGCAGGGCGGGCCGGAGATTCTCGTCCTGCTCGAACACGATCCGGTCATCACCTTGGGCCGCGGCGCCCGCGACGCCCATGTCTTGCTCAACCGCGAAGATCTGGCGCAACGCGGGATTGCCTGCCACCGGGTCGGGCGCGGTGGCGATGTCACCTGGCACGGCCCCGGACAACTGGTCGCATATCCCATTGTGCACCTCGATTCCTTCGGTCGCGATCTTCATCGGTATTTGCGCCTGCTGGAAGAGACTCTTATCCTCGCTTTGGCCGCATTCGGCATTCACGGCGAGCGCTTGAACGGGAAAACCGGCGTGTGGGTGGGAGAACGCAAGATCGCCTCTATCGGCGTCGGCGTCCGACGTTGGGTGGCCTGGCACGGCCTGGCGCTCAACGTCGATCCCGATCTGAGAGGGTTTTCCGCCATCGTGCCCTGCGGGTTAAGCGGGGTTGCCATGACGTCCCTGAACGCGCTGCGCGCGCTCCCCGTCTCCTTGGCCGAGGTGGAGGACGCCCTTATTCATGCCTTTGCTGCAACCTTTTCTCTGAGCTATGCCGGTGACTATGAGTTTCCCCCAGAGACAGAAGCCCGATTGGCTTAA
- a CDS encoding ferredoxin has product MARVPIVDQEACISCNLCVDLVPEVFRLNSDGLAETYDPTGAPEEKIQDAIDNCPVNCIAWED; this is encoded by the coding sequence ATGGCCAGAGTCCCCATTGTCGACCAGGAGGCGTGCATTAGTTGCAACCTGTGCGTTGACCTGGTTCCCGAGGTTTTCCGCCTGAATTCCGATGGTCTCGCCGAAACGTACGACCCAACCGGCGCGCCCGAGGAGAAAATTCAGGACGCCATCGACAATTGCCCGGTTAACTGCATCGCCTGGGAGGACTAA
- the rd gene encoding rubredoxin, whose product MEKYRCIICDYIYDPAEGDPGSGIDPGTAFADLPDDWVCPLCGADKSNFEKV is encoded by the coding sequence ATGGAAAAGTACCGCTGCATCATCTGTGATTACATTTACGACCCCGCCGAAGGCGATCCCGGCAGTGGAATCGATCCCGGCACAGCCTTTGCCGATCTGCCCGACGATTGGGTTTGCCCCCTGTGCGGTGCGGACAAAAGCAACTTCGAAAAAGTCTGA
- the elbB gene encoding isoprenoid biosynthesis glyoxalase ElbB — MAKKIGVVLAGCGVYDGSEIHEAVITLLAIDRAGAEAVCMAPNMDQLHVVNHLTGEVAEGEKRNVLVEAARIARGQIKDMATVKASDLDALFLPGGFGAAKNLCNFAVKGPECDVNPEVARLVREVVKAQKPLAAVCIAPALIARVLGDEKLAHKLTIGTDQGTAQALETMGAEHVTCPVNEFIIDEKNKIISSPAYMLAGRISEAAEGIEKTVRVLLEMA; from the coding sequence ATGGCGAAAAAGATAGGCGTTGTCCTCGCAGGCTGCGGCGTTTATGACGGCTCTGAAATTCATGAGGCGGTCATCACCCTGCTGGCCATCGACCGCGCGGGCGCGGAGGCTGTCTGCATGGCCCCCAACATGGACCAGTTGCATGTCGTTAACCACCTCACCGGCGAAGTCGCCGAGGGCGAAAAACGCAACGTACTGGTCGAGGCTGCGCGCATCGCCCGGGGTCAAATCAAGGACATGGCGACAGTCAAAGCAAGCGATCTCGACGCACTGTTTCTACCCGGTGGATTTGGCGCAGCCAAGAACCTGTGCAATTTTGCCGTCAAGGGACCCGAGTGCGACGTCAATCCCGAAGTCGCGCGCCTGGTGCGCGAGGTGGTGAAAGCTCAAAAGCCCCTGGCGGCGGTCTGTATCGCACCGGCCCTGATCGCCAGAGTGCTCGGCGATGAAAAACTGGCTCACAAGCTCACCATCGGCACCGATCAGGGAACGGCCCAAGCTCTTGAGACCATGGGCGCCGAGCATGTGACTTGCCCGGTCAACGAATTTATCATCGACGAAAAAAACAAAATCATCTCAAGTCCGGCCTACATGCTTGCCGGACGCATCAGTGAAGCGGCCGAAGGTATCGAGAAAACCGTGCGCGTACTACTGGAAATGGCTTAG